The sequence below is a genomic window from Oscillospiraceae bacterium.
CTACCGTTTGCAATTTGGTTTCTGGCTACGGTGAGGATGATTTCCAGCAGCCGGAAATGTGTGTGAATGCCTTGGGAAAGGGGGTTTCGTAGATTCCCCGACCTCGCTCCAACCAGTATCAGATTAAATAATTATAGCATAAAACCAGTGAACATGCGCAAATTTATTCTTATAGCATTTTGGTATGATGATTTTTGAACGACATGTCAATTTGAAGTACAAATATGGAGACAGGCACTTTTGAGCGAGGGGATAGCAATAAAAAGCAAATGCAGGAATATATCAAACTTTAATTGAAGACAAGATAACGGATCAAATGAGTGAAAAAAATTCATCAATCCGTTACGGGCAGCTAGAATTCAAAGGAATAAAGCAAGCTCCTTAAGTGGCCTGCCATGAGTCGGCAATGCAGTTGGCCGATCCATTTCGAGGCATCTTGAGAGGCGTTATCAGCATAAGTCGAGGAGGAAAGCTTCGGCCGCGGCCCTGTCTTCGGGCGTCTGCTATTTCACGGTCTCGACCTTGGTCGCGTTGAGTACGGAGCCGGTTTCATTGATGTCGCCGGTAAAGGTGACCGTAACCTTGTCTCCCACCTTGGCGTCGATAGTAACGCCATCCGTCCCAAACACATAGGATTCGCTGTCATCGTTCTTATCTTCGGGAGCAACCGTGATCATGAACCCTTTGTCTTCTTCCAGAATACCGGTATAGGTCTGCTCCTCCGCCGAAGGCTCGCTTGATGGCGACGCAGTGGGCTGCTGGGAGGTGGTGGCACCGTTACCGCTGCAGGCGGCGGTTGTCAGAAGCAGAGCGACGAGAAACAATGGAAACAGTTTTTTCATAGTGGACCTCCTTGACTTGATGTCTATAAGACGGGGACACACCTAAGAAAGTTTTTCCTGATGGGCCCTCCAAATGCATAAAATAAATTTATTGATACACTGGAAACCAGACGCTGACCGAAAAAACACCATCATTCTGTTGAATCTGGAACCGGCCGCCATGTTCCTCCATGATCTTCTCACAGGTTTTGAGGCCGATCTGTGTGCTCTCCACCCGTGGGCAAGCCGGAGGGATGCCGTTGCAAATGCAGACCTTCAAGCCACCGTCCCACAGCCCGTAATGTGCCGTTATTGGTTGGGAGCGGTCGGCATACTTTTCAATGTTGGAGAAGAGGTTCCCGAACAGGCGGCGGAACAGGTCGATGTCTACCCGGATGCGGCAGGCGGGGCACCCGCCGGCGCGTTCAACATGAAAGCCCCGGGTTTCCAAATCGAACAGGCCCTCCTCAACAACCTGGCTAAGCAGTTCCCAGGCGTCCACATCTTCCAGCTCAACCGGCCGGTCTGTGGTATCATATACGAGAAAATACTCGAAGAGCTTATCGCTCAGCTCCTTGATCTGGAAGGCTTTGTCCCGGCTTACCTGAATGAAGTGCTCCTCCTGGGCCGGCCCGTCACATTTTCCCTCCCGGATCAGGTCCAGATAGCCAATGAGGGCGGTAAGGGGCGTGCGCAAATCGTGGGACATGGCTGTAATGAGGGCGTGGTTGGACGCCCGGGCGGCCTCTTCCCGCTGTTCCCGCTCAATGATGGAGCGGCGCATGTCGTCGATGCCTTGGGCGAGCCTTGCCAGCTCGTCCGCACCACGCACCGTGATGGAATAACTCAGGTCGCCACCCTCCAAGATTTTCAGCTCCCGCTCCATTTGGACAATATAGCCTGTCTTGCGGCGGACTAGGAGGAGGAGCACCGCTACAATTGCCAGAAAAGCGGCCAAGGCCGCGGCACCGTTCGCCATGAGATAAAAGTAATCGGCATTATAAAAGTAGAACTCTGCCGTCGCCGTGCCGTCGCTGAATTGAATGGTGCGTGTTGTCTCGTCCGCCTCAGGAGCAGGCTGGATACCAGTATCAAGTATGATATCAGGGGACGACTCCTGGGAAATGCCCGTGCCGTAGAGCAGCCTCCCATCCCGCCAGAGGAAAACCACAAGTCCGGACTGGGTATTACACCAGTCATCCAGGGTCTTTCTGTCGGTACCGGCCAGATTGTGTTCATCCACGTAGCGCTGGAGCTGTTCCCCACTTTTCTGCACCACCCGGGTGTTGTATTCGATAGAGTTTAGCCGGCTGTCCAACGCGGAGTAAAGCCCTTCGCGGAGAGGAAAGTAGATACAGGTCCCTGCCGCCAGGGCAATGAGCAGGCCCAGCAGGAGTTCAAAGCTCAGTTTTCTGAACAAAATCCGCCTACTCAATGCAATACCCCTTCCCCCATATGTTTTTAATAAGGTGCGGATGGTTGGCGTCGTCCTCCAGCTTCTTGCGCAGATTGCGGATATGTACCATGACGGTGTTGTTGGCGCTGTAGTAATATGGCTCCTGCCAGATGCGCTCGTATATCTGCTGCGCGCTGAAGGTCTGGCGCCGGTTACGGGCCAGCAGCAGGAGGATGCGGTACTCCAGATCGGTGAGCGCCACCGGCGCCCCGCCCAGGACCACCTCGTTCCGGTCAGTCCGGATGGTGAGCCCTCCGGGCAGGGTGATGGCGTCCGCCGCCGCCGCGGTCTCGCCCTTGCCTCGGTAGACCCGGTACCGCCGCAGCATGGCCTTGACCCGGGCGGTAAGCTCGGCGTAGGAAAAGGGCTTTGCCATGTAGTCGTCCCCGCCCGCGGAGAAGCCCACAGCTTTATCCGAGTCCTGACTCTTGGCCGTGAGGAAGAGGATGGGCGCGGTGGAGACCCTGCGTATTTCGGCACAGGCGGCGATGCCGGACCGACCGGGCATCATCACATCAAGGATGACCAGGTCTATGGAAGGCTCCATTTTATTGACAGCCTCGTCCCCGTCCGCCGCCTCGATGACCTCATAGCCCTCGCTGCTCAACAGCAGACGTATGACTTCGCGTATCTCGGGGTCATCGTCGGCAAATAAGATTTTCGTTCCAGCCATGCGACCTCACCTCCAACTTTTTCCCCATTATACATGATTGTCCCGCAATTGACTACTTGGGCACGGCAACGAGTATGCGTACCCTGCCGCCCTGGCTGTCCGGCGCATCGTAATAGGCCCGGATTTGATAGCGCGCGGAGTCCAGTTCGTTCCGGTCAATCTTTCGGTATTGTTGGCCGGCATATAGATAGGCCACCGCATTGTCCCAAATGGTGTGGGTCTCGCCGCCCGCTTTCAGGGTCACGCCGGAGATACTGTCTACGTTCTTTAGTTCAGAGAGACTGCGGATACCGTTGAGCTGGGCGTCCTTCAGCACGATCCTGGCCGGCCCCTGTTTGGCGCTCAGCAGACGGCCGGACAGGCTGTAGGTGGTCTCCTGGCCATCGACCAGCACCCGGTATGTACCACTAAGGTCCATTCCCTCGCTCCGTTCCTGCACGGAGAGCACCAGGCCGTAGCTGTATTGGTCGCCGGTGACGTCCTTGAGGATCAGCGCGGAAATCTCCCCCGCCGTGTTTTTCTCACTATACAGAACGTTTTCACTGGTGAGGGTTACGCGGTCCAGCCGGCTGGGGTAGACCTTTACCGCGGTCTTGCCGCTGACGTCCAGAATCTGTACCCCTTCCGCAATCGGCGTCTGACCGATCCGTCCGGCCCCATAGTTGACCTTTCCACCGACAGTGCTGTTGTGAGTCAAATTAGTAATTTTGGTGCCCTCAGAGGTGAAGCTCACCCGAACCAAGCTGCCTGTGTTCAGCTTGTTGGGGGACGGCACGGTATATCGTTGTCCGTCGATCCCCATCAGCGTCAGGGTGGGCGACTCGTAGGCCGTACCGTTGGCCGACATATAGGAGGCGGTCCCAACGGCGGACACCACCCCGATCATATCGGTGTTCAGGTCATCCGCACCATAGGCTGCCGCAGCAGTCCCGTCCCGGCCCAGAAGCAGTGTGACCACCGACCCGGTGGTCAGGCCGCCGCTGGGGCCCAACTGTGCCTTCACCCCGTCGCCGCCCAGCTTATACTCCACGCCGGCCACAGTAACCGACTCAGGTGCCTCCCTGCCGGGAGACACCTTTTCCAAGGTGCCGGTGATTTTGCGCGCATAGGCCCAGACCGTCTGCTTGCCCTTGGAATAGTAGATCACATCCCATGGCTGAAGTGCCTGTACGTCTGCCGGAGCGTCGTTGCGGTAAATGGTGGCGGGAGTGAACGGAAGAACACCCCGCCACCCGCCGGCGGGAACCACAACGGGTCCCTCCGTCGGGGTATGCAGCATGGCGTCGATATCGACCTTGCCGTCCTTATTCAGCTTGTAACCCAGCGCCTCGGCATATTTCCTTTCACCGCTCTTCGTTTTCGCGTCAAGCAGGTTATAAAAGAGGCGGGCACAATCGCCCCAGGTCAAGCTGTCCGCCGGTCCGGCATTTATGCCGTCGCTGAGCCCCAGCGCGCTGTACAGGGCCATCTGACCTTCCGGGTAGCTGCCGGAGAAGTCTTGGCTGCTAAAGCCCAGCAGAGCCAGGACTGCGGTCGCTGCCTCCGCCGCGGTCACGGTCTTATCCGGCCGGAAGGCGCCGTCCAGGTATCCGCTCAACCAGCCCTTTTGTACAGCGGTCTTGATATAGCTGGCATATGGATGGGTATAGGGCACATCCTTGTACGGTGAGGCGTTGCCGGCAGGGGAAACGGTGCCTTTCAGTGTAGAGGCCGTCACCAGCATTTTGGAAAACTCCCCCCGGGTAACTGGGCGGCTCGGGTCGCTTTGGCCGGCGGGCAGGACGCCCAGCTCGACGGCTACGGCGTGCACTGTTGTCGCATCGCCGGCGGCCTGGGCCGGCAGCAGAAGGAAAGAGAGCAAAAATACAGCACACAGTGCGGCGGATAAAAAATGCTTCATAGGGACCTCCTCAGTCATACTTCAATGCGTCTATGGGGTTCATGCGTGCGGCCTTATTGGCGGGCATGAACCCGAAAAACACGCCAATGGCCAGAGATATGCCAAAGGACAGAGCCATGGCGTCCGGCGCTGGGGTCACGGTCATGTTCATAACATGTCCAGCTATGAACGCGCCGGCCACCCCAAGTCCAATGCCCAGGAGACCGCCCACCGTGGAGGTGCACGCCGATTCGATGATGAACTGAACCAGGACATCCCGCTCCTTGGCGCCCAGGGATTTGCGGATACCAATCTCCCGTGTGCGCTCTGTGACGGAGACCAGCATGATATTCATGATACCGATGCCGCCCACCAGCAGAGAGATGGCGGCCACACCCACCAGCACCATGGTGAGGGTGCCGTTCATCTGATTGACAGAGTTGACGATCTCCTGGTTATCCATGATGTAGAAGGCGTCATTACTCTGATATATTTGAAAGAGTGTCTGACGGATAATGGCCTGGCCCTCGCTGTTGCGGGCGGCGTCGGCGGTGGCAAAGGCAAAGCTGGAGACTGTCCCCCCCAGTTCCCGGGCCAGGGAGTAGGGCAGAAACAGAGTGTCGTCCTGGGAGCCTTTGCTGCCATTCCCCTTTTGGGCCAGAACACCCACGATGGTATAGATGTCGCCGTTCACTTTCAGCGTCCGCCCCACTGCCTTGCCGCCGAATGCGGTCCGGGCCAGGTAGGGACCTATCACACAGACCTTGTTGCGGTCCTTGACGTCCAGATAGGTGAGGAACCGGCCGGAGGATACCGTCTGTTTATCCACCTGCCGGTACTGCTCGCTGACGCCGCTGAGCTTGGTGGAGGGGAAGCGCTGGGTGCCCACGGCCACTCCGGCGGAGACGGTGACCTGTGGGCTCATGGCCTCAAACAGGTCCCGGTGGCCCAGATAAAGGGCGTTCATCTCCTCCACGCCAACGGAGCGGGAGGAATTGCCCATCCCCCAGACCTCCACCGTGAGGCGGTTGGTCCCCATTTTGGTGAATTCCGCCACCATCTGCCGGCTCATACCCTGCATGACGGAGACCAGTACCACCACCGAGGCCACGCCGATGATGATGCCGAGCATGGTGAGCAGGGAGCGCAGCTTGCTCCCGGTCAGGCTCTTCAGCGCCATACGCAGGGACTGTGTCAGGTTCATTCTCGCACCCCCTCGGCAAACTGGACCCGGTCGGCGTCCACTGACGGGCCGTCATAGACCACGCGGCCGTCCTGGAGGCGGATGATACGCTGAGCCTCCGCGGCGATGGAGTTGTCGTGGGTGATAAGAACGATGGTGTTCCCCTCGGCGTTGAGCTCCTTGAAAAAGTCCAGCACCTCGCGGCTTGTACGGGAATCCAGCGCCCCGGTGGGCTCGTCCGCCAGAATGACCGACGGGCCCCCGGCCAGAGCCCGGGCGATAGACACCCGCTGCTGCTGGCCGCCGGAGAGCTGGCTGGGCAGATTCTTGTTCTTTCCCTCCAGGCCCACCTTGGAGAGCGCTACCCCGGCGCGCCGGGCCCGCTCCTGGGCGGGAACCCGGGCGTAGAGGAGGGGCAGCTCCACATTCTCCTGGACGGAGAGCTTGGGGAGCAGGTTATACTGCTGGAATACGAAGCCCAGCATTTGATTGCGAAACTCCGCCTGTTCGTTTTTACTCATGGTGGCGATGTCCCGGCCGTTCAGGTAGTAGTGTCCGGAGGAGGGTACGTCCAGGCAGCCGATGATGTTCATACAGGTCGATTTTCCAGAACCCGACTGGCCCACAATGGCAACGAATTCCCCCTTGCCGATCCGGAAGGAGACGCCGTCCGCGGCACGCACCTCGCTGTCGCCCATCCGGTAAATTTTATAGATGTCCTCAAACTCAATGAGGGCGGTCTCTTGGCCCATTTTCATGCGATTCCCTCCTTAGTACATCATGCCGTCCATTTCCTCACCGCCGCCCATGCCCGGTCCGTAATCCTCCGGGCTGGGTGCGGCCTCCGTCGGTAAGAACACCTCGTCGCCTTCCTGAAGCCCGCTTTTAA
It includes:
- a CDS encoding peptide ABC transporter ATP-binding protein, whose product is MKMGQETALIEFEDIYKIYRMGDSEVRAADGVSFRIGKGEFVAIVGQSGSGKSTCMNIIGCLDVPSSGHYYLNGRDIATMSKNEQAEFRNQMLGFVFQQYNLLPKLSVQENVELPLLYARVPAQERARRAGVALSKVGLEGKNKNLPSQLSGGQQQRVSIARALAGGPSVILADEPTGALDSRTSREVLDFFKELNAEGNTIVLITHDNSIAAEAQRIIRLQDGRVVYDGPSVDADRVQFAEGVRE
- a CDS encoding two-component sensor histidine kinase → MFRKLSFELLLGLLIALAAGTCIYFPLREGLYSALDSRLNSIEYNTRVVQKSGEQLQRYVDEHNLAGTDRKTLDDWCNTQSGLVVFLWRDGRLLYGTGISQESSPDIILDTGIQPAPEADETTRTIQFSDGTATAEFYFYNADYFYLMANGAAALAAFLAIVAVLLLLVRRKTGYIVQMERELKILEGGDLSYSITVRGADELARLAQGIDDMRRSIIEREQREEAARASNHALITAMSHDLRTPLTALIGYLDLIREGKCDGPAQEEHFIQVSRDKAFQIKELSDKLFEYFLVYDTTDRPVELEDVDAWELLSQVVEEGLFDLETRGFHVERAGGCPACRIRVDIDLFRRLFGNLFSNIEKYADRSQPITAHYGLWDGGLKVCICNGIPPACPRVESTQIGLKTCEKIMEEHGGRFQIQQNDGVFSVSVWFPVYQ
- a CDS encoding DNA-binding response regulator encodes the protein MAGTKILFADDDPEIREVIRLLLSSEGYEVIEAADGDEAVNKMEPSIDLVILDVMMPGRSGIAACAEIRRVSTAPILFLTAKSQDSDKAVGFSAGGDDYMAKPFSYAELTARVKAMLRRYRVYRGKGETAAAADAITLPGGLTIRTDRNEVVLGGAPVALTDLEYRILLLLARNRRQTFSAQQIYERIWQEPYYYSANNTVMVHIRNLRKKLEDDANHPHLIKNIWGKGYCIE
- a CDS encoding permease — its product is MNLTQSLRMALKSLTGSKLRSLLTMLGIIIGVASVVVLVSVMQGMSRQMVAEFTKMGTNRLTVEVWGMGNSSRSVGVEEMNALYLGHRDLFEAMSPQVTVSAGVAVGTQRFPSTKLSGVSEQYRQVDKQTVSSGRFLTYLDVKDRNKVCVIGPYLARTAFGGKAVGRTLKVNGDIYTIVGVLAQKGNGSKGSQDDTLFLPYSLARELGGTVSSFAFATADAARNSEGQAIIRQTLFQIYQSNDAFYIMDNQEIVNSVNQMNGTLTMVLVGVAAISLLVGGIGIMNIMLVSVTERTREIGIRKSLGAKERDVLVQFIIESACTSTVGGLLGIGLGVAGAFIAGHVMNMTVTPAPDAMALSFGISLAIGVFFGFMPANKAARMNPIDALKYD